The Alosa alosa isolate M-15738 ecotype Scorff River chromosome 9, AALO_Geno_1.1, whole genome shotgun sequence genome includes a region encoding these proteins:
- the LOC125300236 gene encoding 4-trimethylaminobutyraldehyde dehydrogenase A, whose translation MAQKPLLQLPEFCNVSTGTLVVKEPLNYWNGSRVKPKDVKNAEPVYEPATGRVLCDLVPCGEEEVDQAIKSAHSAFLKWSKLAGMERARIMLEAARIIRERRDEIARVEVVNNGKSITEAQVDIDISWQTIEYYAGIAPTLAGQHIQLPGGSFAYTRREPLGVCAGIGAWNYPFQIAAWKSAPALACGNAMVFKPSPMTPVTAVILAEIYKEAGAPEGLFNVVQGGAETGTLLCHHPTVAKVSFTGSVATGKKVMEMSSKGVKQVTLELGGKSPLIIFKDCELENAVKGALMANFLTQGQVCCNGTRVYVQRDIMPQFLEEVVKRTKAIPLGDPQLEGTRMGALISRPQLDKVLAYVDGAKKQGANVLCGGEPFMPGDPKLKGGYFMSPCVLDNCRDDMTCVKEEIFGPVMSVLPFDTEEEVLQRANNSTYGLASGVFTRDVARAHRVAENLQAGTCFINNYNVSPVEVPFGGYKMSGFGRENGQVTIEYYTQLKTVVVEMGDVDSLF comes from the exons ATGGCACAGAAACCTCTTCTTCAGCTCCCCGAGTTCTGCAACGTCTCCACGGGTACACTAGTGGTTAAGGAGCCGCTGAATTATTGGAATGGTAGCAGGGTAAAACCAAAGGACGTGAAGAATGCTGAACCTGTGTACGAACCTGCAACTG GCCGTGTGCTCTGTGACCTGGTGCcttgtggagaggaggaggtcgACCAGGCCATCAAGAGCGCCCACTCTGCCTTTCTAAAATGGAGCAAGCTGGCTGGAATGGAGAGAGCCCGCATTATGCTGGAAGCAGCTCGCATCATTAGG GAGCGCAGAGATGAAATAGCCAGAGTGGAAGTGGTCAACAATGGAAAATCCATCACTGAAGCCCAGGTGGATATAGACATATCATGGCAGACCATAGAATACTATGCTGGCATTGCCCCAACTTTGGCAG GCCAGCACATCCAGCTCCCAGGCGGCTCCTTTGCCTATACCCGCCGTGagcctctgggtgtgtgtgccgGCATTGGTGCCTGGAACTACCCCTTCCAGATCGCAGCCTGGAAGTCTGCTCCTGCATTGGCTTGTG GTAATGCCATGGTGTTCAAACCCTCCCCAATGACACCAGTCACAGCAGTCATACTGGCAGAGATCTATAAGGAAGCTGGTGCACCAGAGGGGCTCTTTAACGTGGTCCAGGGTGGGGCAGAGACAGGGACCCTGTTGTGCCACCATCCAACAGTGGCTAAGGTGTCTTTTACAGGCAGCGTCGCAACTGGAAAAAAG GTCATGGAGATGTCCTCTAAAGGGGTAAAGCAGGTGACCTTGGAACTGGGAGGGAAGTCTCCTCTGATCATTTTTAAGGACTGTGAGCTGGAGAACGCTGTGAAGGGTGCACTGATGGCTAACTTCCTGACCCAGGGACAG GTGTGCTGTAATGGTACCCGAGTGTACGTCCAGAGAGACATCATGCCGCAATTCCTGGAGGAGGTGGTAAAGAGGACCAAGGCCATCCCTCTGGGAGACCCCCAACTGGAGGGCACCCGCATGGGGGCCCTGATCAGCAGGCCACAGCTGGACAAGGTGCTGGCCTACGTCGACGGGGCTAAGAAACAG GGTGCCAATGTGCTTTGTGGAGGAGAGCCGTTTATGCCAGGTGATCCAAAACTGAAGGGGGGCTACTTCATGTCTCCATGTGTGCTGG ACAACTGCAGGGACGACATGACCTGTGTGAAGGAGGAGATCTTTGGGCCCGTCATGTCCGTCTTGCCCTTTGACACGGAGGAAGAGGTCCTGCAGAGAGCCAACAACTCCACCTATGGGTTGGCCTCCGGCGTCTTCACTAG GGATGTGGCCCGTGCTCATCGCGTGGCCGAAAACCTGCAGGCGGGAACCTGCTTTATCAACAACTACAACGTCAGCCCAGTGGAGGTCCCCTTTGGTGGCTACAAGATGTCAG GCTTTGGCCGGGAGAACGGCCAAGTTACCATTGAGTATTACACTCAGCTGAAGACTGTGGTTGTTGAGATGGGAGATGTTGATAGCCTTTTCTAA